A section of the Girardinichthys multiradiatus isolate DD_20200921_A chromosome 5, DD_fGirMul_XY1, whole genome shotgun sequence genome encodes:
- the gab1 gene encoding GRB2-associated-binding protein 1 isoform X12, whose product MSGGEVVCSGWLRKSPPEKKLRRYAWKKRWFILRSGRMTGDPDVLEYYKNDSAKKPIRVIDLNLCQQVDAGLTFRKKDLEHSFIFDIKTIDRVFYLVADTEEDMNKWVRNICDICGFNPTDEDVPKSVRQSGAVVDTPPHPALGHIVGPAASVLGGVPPPYHPVSVRHLDSQSSSEDPQDYLWLANCESKKPEPNSSVERQSPLEGCQEYLLLEECESRTLPPQSSLAHVECSKSTSSETDLNDNLPSHRTPTSATSLTKHTSHNGFFPQHQPPASAPSFYDSPPSRGASLSSDAGIYHLPRSYSQDTVLLPKSATSPPSNPDGGDASELYVFNTPSRNTSCVETHMRNLSISYDIPPTPGTNSTYQVPRTLSSSTGVGAPESGGDVIPPPRPPKPSLSSTSGLPPPPAERSPTDTYCVPRSASETDGNYCVPTSAGNKALRSNTIGTMDCSRLRKDFGSQDFYDIPRSFPSDKSCSFDFNESFNSYFDSQVTVSCSLKNKGMMPVSSHSMEEVEQNYVPMSVNSPSHHHSGSLPEPMNDTNYVPMTPSTMEFSSLGKQVPPPAHMGFRSSPKTPPRRPLLNEFQPPPVDRNLKPDRKGKPAPLEIKPLPEWEEPCTPVRSPVTRSFARE is encoded by the exons GCATGGAAGAAGCGGTGGTTTATTCTACGCAGTGGCCGAATGACAGGCGACCCAGATGTGCTGGAGTACTACAAGAATGACAGTGCCAAGAAACCCATTCGAGTGATTGATCTGAACTTATGTCAACAa GTGGATGCTGGGCTGACATTCAGGAAGAAAGACTTGGAGCACAGTTTCATATTCGACATCAAGACGATTGACCGCGTTTTCTACCTGGTGGCTGACACCGAAGAAGACATGAATAAGTGGGTGCGCAACATCTGCGATATCTGTGGTTTTAACCCTACTGATGAAG ATGTTCCAAAAAGTGTTCGGCAATCTGGCGCTGTCGTGGACACCCCCCCGCACCCAGCTTTAGGTCATATTGTGGGTCCAGCAGCATCAGTGCTGGGTGGCGTTCCTCCTCCATACCACCCGGTCAGCGTGCGCCACCTAGACTCCCAGTCCAGTTCAGAGGACCCCCAGGATTACCTGTGGCTCGCCAACTGTGAGAGCAAAAAGCCTGAACCCAACAG CTCCGTGGAGCGTCAGTCTCCATTGGAGGGGTGTCAGGAGTATTTGCTTCTGGAGGAGTGTGAGAGCAGGACTCTACCTCCACAGTCTAGTCT AGCCCATGTCGAGTGCTCCAAGTCTACATCTTCAGAGACGGACCTGAATGACAACCTCCCATCCCACCGCACGCCTACATCCGCCACTTCCTTAACCAAACACACCTCGCACaatggcttcttcccacagcaCCAACCTCCAGCTTCCGCTCCATCCTTCTACGACTCGCCTCCCTCACGCGGTGCCTCACTGTCATCTGATGCCGGCATCTACCACCTCCCTCGCAGCTACTCGCAGGACACCGTGCTGCTTCCGAAGTCAGCCACCTCCCCTCCGTCCAACCCAGACGGTGGGGACGCGTCTGAACTTTATGTCTTCAACACACCTTCGAGAAACACATCATGCGTGGAGACGCACATGCGAAATCTTTCCATCAGTTACGACATCCCACCCACTCCTGGCACTAACTCAACCTACCAGGTTCCCCGCACATTGTCATCGTCGACGGGGGTAGGAGCCCCGGAGAGTGGGGGGGATGTCATTCCCCCTCCCAGACCACCCAAACCTTCACTCAGCTCCACCTCAGGGCTTCCACCTCCCCCGGCTGAGCGCTCACCTACGGACACCTACTGTGTGCCCCGCTCAGCCTCAGAGACGGACGGAAACTACTGCGTGCCGACCAGCGCCGGGAACAAGGCTTTACGCAGCAACACCATCGGCACTATGGACTGTTCACGGCTCCGCAAAG attttggATCCCAGGACTTCTACGACATTCCCAGATCATTCCCCTCAGACAAAAGTTGTTCGTTTGACTTCAATGAAAGCTTCAACAGCTACTTT GACTCACAGGTAACTGTGAGCTGTTCATTG AAGAACAAAGGAATGATGCCAGTGAGCAGCCACTCTATGGAAGAGGTCGAGCAGAACTACGTCCCCATGAGCGTCAACTCCCCGTCGCATCACCACTCGGGCAGTTTGCCGGAGCCGATGAACGATACGAACTATGTGCCCATGACTCCTAGCACCATGGAGTTCTCCTCCCTGGGAAAACAGGTCCCCCCTCCCGCCCACATGGGCTTCCGCTCAAGTCCAAAGACCCCTCCCCGCCGGCCATTGCTCAACGAGTTCCAGCCGCCACCCGTGGACCGAAACCTCAAGCCTGATCGTAAAG gaAAACCTGCACCATTAGAGATCAAACCGCTACCAGAATGGGAGGAGCCCTGCACACCTGTACGCTCACCTGTCACACGCTCATTTGCCAGGGA
- the gab1 gene encoding GRB2-associated-binding protein 1 isoform X11, producing MSGGEVVCSGWLRKSPPEKKLRRYAWKKRWFILRSGRMTGDPDVLEYYKNDSAKKPIRVIDLNLCQQVDAGLTFRKKDLEHSFIFDIKTIDRVFYLVADTEEDMNKWVRNICDICGFNPTDEDVPKSVRQSGAVVDTPPHPALGHIVGPAASVLGGVPPPYHPVSVRHLDSQSSSEDPQDYLWLANCESKKPEPNSSVERQSPLEGCQEYLLLEECESRTLPPQSSLAHVECSKSTSSETDLNDNLPSHRTPTSATSLTKHTSHNGFFPQHQPPASAPSFYDSPPSRGASLSSDAGIYHLPRSYSQDTVLLPKSATSPPSNPDGGDASELYVFNTPSRNTSCVETHMRNLSISYDIPPTPGTNSTYQVPRTLSSSTGVGAPESGGDVIPPPRPPKPSLSSTSGLPPPPAERSPTDTYCVPRSASETDGNYCVPTSAGNKALRSNTIGTMDCSRLRKDFGSQDFYDIPRSFPSDKSCSFDFNESFNSYFDSQVTVSCSLKNKGMMPVSSHSMEEVEQNYVPMSVNSPSHHHSGSLPEPMNDTNYVPMTPSTMEFSSLGKQVPPPAHMGFRSSPKTPPRRPLLNEFQPPPVDRNLKPDRKGQSPKIIRAKVVGLERTDSQTVGEFPRGRRKGKPAPLEIKPLPEWEEPCTPVRSPVTRSFARE from the exons GCATGGAAGAAGCGGTGGTTTATTCTACGCAGTGGCCGAATGACAGGCGACCCAGATGTGCTGGAGTACTACAAGAATGACAGTGCCAAGAAACCCATTCGAGTGATTGATCTGAACTTATGTCAACAa GTGGATGCTGGGCTGACATTCAGGAAGAAAGACTTGGAGCACAGTTTCATATTCGACATCAAGACGATTGACCGCGTTTTCTACCTGGTGGCTGACACCGAAGAAGACATGAATAAGTGGGTGCGCAACATCTGCGATATCTGTGGTTTTAACCCTACTGATGAAG ATGTTCCAAAAAGTGTTCGGCAATCTGGCGCTGTCGTGGACACCCCCCCGCACCCAGCTTTAGGTCATATTGTGGGTCCAGCAGCATCAGTGCTGGGTGGCGTTCCTCCTCCATACCACCCGGTCAGCGTGCGCCACCTAGACTCCCAGTCCAGTTCAGAGGACCCCCAGGATTACCTGTGGCTCGCCAACTGTGAGAGCAAAAAGCCTGAACCCAACAG CTCCGTGGAGCGTCAGTCTCCATTGGAGGGGTGTCAGGAGTATTTGCTTCTGGAGGAGTGTGAGAGCAGGACTCTACCTCCACAGTCTAGTCT AGCCCATGTCGAGTGCTCCAAGTCTACATCTTCAGAGACGGACCTGAATGACAACCTCCCATCCCACCGCACGCCTACATCCGCCACTTCCTTAACCAAACACACCTCGCACaatggcttcttcccacagcaCCAACCTCCAGCTTCCGCTCCATCCTTCTACGACTCGCCTCCCTCACGCGGTGCCTCACTGTCATCTGATGCCGGCATCTACCACCTCCCTCGCAGCTACTCGCAGGACACCGTGCTGCTTCCGAAGTCAGCCACCTCCCCTCCGTCCAACCCAGACGGTGGGGACGCGTCTGAACTTTATGTCTTCAACACACCTTCGAGAAACACATCATGCGTGGAGACGCACATGCGAAATCTTTCCATCAGTTACGACATCCCACCCACTCCTGGCACTAACTCAACCTACCAGGTTCCCCGCACATTGTCATCGTCGACGGGGGTAGGAGCCCCGGAGAGTGGGGGGGATGTCATTCCCCCTCCCAGACCACCCAAACCTTCACTCAGCTCCACCTCAGGGCTTCCACCTCCCCCGGCTGAGCGCTCACCTACGGACACCTACTGTGTGCCCCGCTCAGCCTCAGAGACGGACGGAAACTACTGCGTGCCGACCAGCGCCGGGAACAAGGCTTTACGCAGCAACACCATCGGCACTATGGACTGTTCACGGCTCCGCAAAG attttggATCCCAGGACTTCTACGACATTCCCAGATCATTCCCCTCAGACAAAAGTTGTTCGTTTGACTTCAATGAAAGCTTCAACAGCTACTTT GACTCACAGGTAACTGTGAGCTGTTCATTG AAGAACAAAGGAATGATGCCAGTGAGCAGCCACTCTATGGAAGAGGTCGAGCAGAACTACGTCCCCATGAGCGTCAACTCCCCGTCGCATCACCACTCGGGCAGTTTGCCGGAGCCGATGAACGATACGAACTATGTGCCCATGACTCCTAGCACCATGGAGTTCTCCTCCCTGGGAAAACAGGTCCCCCCTCCCGCCCACATGGGCTTCCGCTCAAGTCCAAAGACCCCTCCCCGCCGGCCATTGCTCAACGAGTTCCAGCCGCCACCCGTGGACCGAAACCTCAAGCCTGATCGTAAAG GTCAGAGTCCTAAAATAATAAGAGCAAAGGTTGTCGGTTTAGAGCGAACCGACTCTCAAACCGTAGGTGAATTCCCGAGGGGACGACGCAAGG gaAAACCTGCACCATTAGAGATCAAACCGCTACCAGAATGGGAGGAGCCCTGCACACCTGTACGCTCACCTGTCACACGCTCATTTGCCAGGGA